The Parcubacteria group bacterium genome includes the window AGCCCGGGGTGGATCTTCACCACAAAATCCAAAGGGATCACCTCTAAATAGAGCTGGCCTTTGTACCCGGGGGGAATGTAGTCAAACCGCGGCGTGTGGTCGCACAATAATCTGACAAACAAGCCCACGCGCCCGATGGAGCTCTTGGGGTTCGCATACGCGTACATGCCCGGCGCCAAATCCACGTACTCGTTCAACGGGATGATGTAGGATGAGTTCGGCTCAAGAATGGTGCCGGGCTTGAGCTCAAAATCATAAAGCGTGCGCGCCTTCAAAATCTCCCAGATGGTCTCATTGGGCTTGGGCAGAAAGCTGGAGCTGGTGCGGTACACGCGGTCAGAGAGCGTCAGGTCCAAGGACGCGGGCTGGATCTGTTTTTCCGCAATCGCCCCTTTGGAAAAAATCATGGGGTTTGCCCCAAAAATGAGGTCTTTGATTTTTTGGTACGGCAGTGTCATACAAAAAAGGGGGCTCTCCCCCTCCCTGGCCCTTTAGTGTACCAAAATACATTGTGATAAGACACTAGACAAAACCGCACGGCTGTTGGCTAATCCGTGATGTTCTCCACCACTTCTCCCCAGGAACCTAAAAACCAGTGCTTACATCTGAACCGGAATGCCTGGACCCATAGTCGTGGCAAGGGTCACACTCTTGATGAACGTGCCTTTGGCTGCTGCGGGTTTTGCGGCTTTCACCGCGTCATACGCGGTCTGGATGTTCTCTTTGAGCTTGCCTGCGTCAAACGAAGCACGCCCCACCAGGATGTGGATGTTGCCCGTGTTGTCGTTCTTAAAGGAAATTTTTCCGCGGGAGAGCTCGTCAATGGCTTTTGCAATATCCGGGGAAACAGTGCCGTTCTTGGGAGAAGGCATCAAGCCGCGCGGCCCCAGGATTTTCGCAACCGGAGCAAGCTTTGGCATGAATGCGGGCTCCGCAACCAAGACGTCAAAATCCATCTTCCCGACCTGGATCTCTTTGATGAGCTCTTCCCCGCCCGCAATGTGCGCACCTGCGGCTTTGGCTGCGGCAGGGTTTGCGGTGATAGCAGCGATCTTCTGCTTCTTGCCCGTGCCGTGCGGCAGGCTCGCGGTTCCGCGCACCTGCTCGTCCGACTGCTTCACGTCTATGCCCGTGCGCACGTGGAGCTCCACGCCCGCGTCAAACTTAGTGTTGCCCGCATCTTCAAGCCGCGCCAACGCCTCGTCCAGGCTGTATGTTTTGCCAGCCTCAACTTTTTCTTTGAGCGCCCGGTAGCGCTTTGAATGTTTTGCCATAGGTTCTTCAGCCGCTTACAACGGCCGGAGTGGTGCGAACGAACGGAGACGAATCCGCTCTCCCACATGCGAATGAATTAAATCAACTTATTTTACCTCCAGCCCCATCTGCTTGGCCGTGCCCTCAATGGTCTTCATGGCGGCCTCAATGCCGTTGGCGTTCAGGTCAGGCATCTTCACCTCCGCGATCTCTCTGATCTGCGCCCGGGTCACGGTGCCCACCTTTTTTGTGTTCGGCGTGCCGGACCCGCTCTTGATCTTCGCGGCTTTCTTCAATAATTCGGACGCGGGCGACGTTTTGAGGATGAACGAAAAGCTGCGGTCCGTGTAAATGGTAATCACCGCCGGAATCACCTCGCCTCTCTGGTCCTTGGTCTTGTCGTTGTACTGGGCGCAGAACTCGCCCATGTTCACGCCATGCGGCCCGAGCGCAGTTCCCACCGGAGGCGCCGGGTTTGCGGCTCCGGCCTGGAGCTGCAGCTTGACCACTGCTTTCACTTCTTTCTTTTTCGCCATACGATTAAATCTTTTAAATCTTTTCTACCTGTAAAAAGTCCAGTTCAACCGGGGTTTCCCTGCCGAACATGGAGACCAGTACTTTAACTTTTCCGCGGGATTTGTCAACGTCGCTCACCTTGCCCTCAAATTCCTTGAACGGCCCGTCCACGATCTTCACCGGCTCGCCGGCCGAAAGGTCAACTTTGAACTCGGGCTCTTTCAGGCCCATGCGCTTCTGCATGGATGCGACTTCAGCCTCGGCAATGGGAGTCGGCGTGGTGCCGGTGCCAATGAACCCGGTCACGTTCGGGGTGTTGCGCACCACGTACCAGGAGTCGTCGGTCACGACCATCTCCACCAGCACGTAGCCGGGGTACACCTTTTCCGTCACCTGGGTGCGCTTGCCGTTCTTGATCTTGATCTTGGTCTCGGTCGGCACCATCACGTCAAAAATTTTGTCCCCCATGTCCAGGGATTCAATGCGCTGCTTCAGGTTGCGCGCCACGTTCTCCTCATAGCCCGAGTACGTGTGCAGCACGTACCACCTCCGCCCTAAATTGCCGGTCTGCTTCGCCATACTTAAAAGGCCGCGAGCGCGTACTCCAGAAGCCAGCTCAAGCCATAGTCTGCCCCGCCCAAAAATGCGGCAATGCCAACGGAAACTGCTATCACGAGGATCGTGGCATTCATGGTCTGCTGGCTTCCGGGCCACGTGACTTTGCGCAGTTCCTGGCGCGAATTCTTGAGGTATTGGATGATTGCGTTCATGTTTTCTATCTAAAAATGCCCCCCAGGGGCACCAATTACTGCACCCATTATACCATAATGGGAAAATAATGCAAGTGCCACGCTAAATATCCAAATTCTGCACGTCTTTCGCGTGCGTCTGGATGAACTTCTTGCGCGCCGGAACCTCGCTGCCCATCAAGATGTCAAAAATCTCATTCGCCTTTTCAGCGTCATCCATAGTCACCTGCTTCATGAGCCGCGTTGCCGGATCCATGGTGGTTTCCCATAGTTGGGAAGGGTTCATCTCGCCCAAACCTTTGTAGCGCTGGATGTTGATGGAGCCGCGCGCTTCCGTCACAATCGTCTCCCCTTCTTCCTCACCCAAATATCTAGCCTTTAATGTATCCAATTCAGCATCCGAGTACGCGTAGTGGAACTGGCGCCCCTTGTCCACGCGGTACAGGGGCGGCTGGGCGATGTAGAGGTGCCCGCGCGTAATCACCTCCGGGAAGTACCGGAAGAACAGGGTGAGCAACAGCGTGCGGATGTGCGCGCCGTCAACGTCCGCATCCGTCATGATGATGACGCGGTGGTAGCGCAGGTCGTCCATGTTGAGCATGTCCCCGATGTTCGTGCCCATGGCAATCACCAGGGATTTGATTTCGTTGTTCGCGAGCATCTTGTCAATCCGGGCGCGCTCCACGTTCAGAATTTTTCCGCGCAAGGGCAGGATGGCTTGGAATCTGCGGTCCCTGCCTTGTTTGGCCGAACCGCCGGCTGAATCCCCCTCAACGATGTACAGCTCGCACTCGGACGGGTCTTTGGATGAGCAGTCCGCAAGCTTTCCAGGTAGCGCAAACCCGTCTAAGGCTCCCTTGCGCAGCACGGTATCGCGCGCCGCGCGCGCCGCCTTCCGTGCCTGTGCCGCTAAAAGCGCCTTGCCGATGATGGCTTCTGCCTCGCGCGGATGCTCCTCCAGCCAAATCGCGAGGGCATCGGAAAATACCGTATCAACCGCAGGCCGCACCTCTTCGTTGCCAAGCTTTGCCTTGGTCTGGCCCTCAAACTGCGGGTCCATGACTTTCACGCTCACGATTCCGGTCAGGCCTTCTCTCGTGTCTTCGCCCTGCAGATTATCATCCTTTTCCTTCACAAACCCCTTGTTCCGGGCGTACGCGTTCAACGTGCGCGTCAGGGCCGTGCGGAACCCCACTAGGTGCGAACCGCCCTCAATGGTGTGGATGTTGTTGGCAAAGCTGAACACGTTCTCGTTGTAGTCATCCACGTACTGGAACGCAACCTCCACGTTCACGTTATCCAGCTCCTTTTCCACGTAAAACACGTGTTCATGCTTGGGCTCGTGGTTGCGATTGATGTGTTTGACGTAGGAGGCGATCCCGCCCTCAAAGTAAAAGCTGTACTCCTGCTCCGCGTCATCCCGCTCGTCGCGGATGGTGATTTTCACGCCCTTGGTCAAATACGCCTGCTGGCGCAAGTGGTCCAAAATGTAGTTCCAATCAAATTCCAGAGTGGAAAAAATCTGGTCATCCGGCTTAAACGTGATGGTGGTCCCGGTTCCGCGCGCATTGCCCACGGCTTTCACGGCCTTCAGGGGCTTGCCGCGCTTGTACTCCTGCACCCACAGCTTGCCCTCGCGCTTCACCTCCGCGCGCACGGTCTCGGACAGTGCGTTGACCACAGAAACGCCCACCCCGTGCAATCCGCCGGACACCTTGTACCCGCCCTGCCCGAACTTGCCGCCCGCGTGCAGTTTGGTCAAGACCACCTCAAGCGCGGACACTTTTACCCCGGGGTGCTTGTCAACCGGAATGCCGCGCCCATTGTCCGTGACTGATACCGTGGAATCCGGCAAGAGCACCACCGTGATTTCGTCCGCGTGCCCGGCCATGGCCTCGTCAATGGAGTTGTCAACCACTTCCCAAACGAGGTGATGCAATCCTTCGCGCGCCGTGTTGCCGATGTACATGCCCGGCCGCTTGCGCACCGGGTCCAATCCTTCCAAAACAGTAATCTGGGCCGCGCCGTATGCTGCCTTTTTCTCCTTGCCCGCCGATGAGGCGGGGTCTTTTTTTGGCTTTGATGCTGGTTTTACTGTTTTCTTGGGCATACGCTAGGCGTGCTTGTCTAAAAATGTGCTGTAAGAATCGGCAAACTGCTGAAAAACATCAGGGGCTTTCTGCAAATACGCATACACTTTTTTAAAATCAACATCTGCATACTCATGAATAAGCAAATTTCTGAATTTTGTCATATCCTTATTCTCATTGATTATTTGTTGCGGAACAACTCCGACTTCTCCCAAAAGGCGCACAATATCAGAGTAATCTTCGGCTGATTTTTGAAAAACAGTACTCAAAATATGATTTCCCGCATCAGTTATAATCGCAATCCCAATCGCTAAATCAAACATAGCCGCCCCGTTCAACTTTTTGTCAGCGATAAAATCCTCTTGAGTTTGCGCCTCTTCGGCATATTCCCGCAAATCACTGATGAGATCTTGCAATTTCATCAATTTTTTTTGAATTGATTTTCTATCTAGTGGGGACATATATTTCCGGTTTGCCAAATGTTTTATGAACCAAATGTCGGCGCATGATTTGATACTGTGTTTCGCGGATGTGGTTTGTGTCTTCGTATTCTCTCCTGATTTTTTGCTCAATCATAAATCGCTGTTCCTCATCAGTAACATACAGCGGCTTTGCGTAAAACACGGCGCGATGTTTCAACAGCGGGCTCTTGCATGTTTCCAAATTAACCACATCAACGCGGTCAATCTTAAACACACTCCCAATATCGGACATCATGCTCAACTCCAAATCAAACTGCTTGTCTTTTGGTACTTTCTTGGAAAAAACCACGGCAATGTCCACATCCGACAAAGGACCGACATTACCCCTGGCGCGCGAGCCAAACAAATACGCCAGCGCAACCTTGCGCTTTTCAAAAATCGGGGCCAGTTTTTGCTTGATTTCTTCAATGGTTTTGGTCATATAATCCAAGTTTGGATGATGATGTCAGTATAACAGATATTTTTGATGAAATAAAGGGTTGATGATGCAGTTTTTGCGCTAATGTTGGGGAAAAATAAATGATGAAATATGGCTAATTTTAGCCTATCTTGTGCTATTGACATTATTTTGTAGGTGTGGTATAATAGATACATAATCAAAAGCCAAAAAAACCGTTCTTTGATAGAGGTGTTGCGATGATTGCTTAAGCCCTTGAGCCATTATCGCAACACCTCGCAAAATAAGGACTGCCCGCAGAGGGCGTATGGACACATTTCCGCAATTCCGCGGAGATGGTCCCACTCAATAACGCCCGACAGGGCAGGAGAAAAAACAATGCGGTACCATTGGGCAATCATGAATGAAGACGGCCGGCCCCTGGCGTACTGCCAGGAAGACACCCACATCGTCCCGCCAGAGGGACGACACCAAGAAGTTTGCATTCGGGGGTACTTCCTCCGGAGGATCGGGAAATCCTCCAGCCGCTTCGTCCGGACCATGGACGAGGCACTGGCCCTCGTACCCGGCGGGGTGAGGTACGAAGGCTGGTACCGCGGGGCTACCTGGCCCTGCGGTGACGGCGTGCCCGACTGGTGACCCGTCACATCGGCAGTCGGACGAACTCAATGCAACCAATGCAACGAGTTTCGTCCGACTGCCACCTTTCCCTGCCCTCAACCAAAGTTGAGGTTAGAGAAAAGATTAAAACCGCTCTTTAATTGGAAGGTGTTGCTATAATGGCTTAAAGTCATTTGAGAGATTATAGCAACATCTTCCGTAGTTTTCACCCACCCTCGTACACAAGGAGATAAGACAGTGTTCACCCGTTTCGCAGTGCTCGCAGTAGCCGCGCTCGCGGCCATCACAGGGTGCGCGGGTCCTCGGACCCTCGCGCCCTCACACGTCGCTACCGACGACGGCGACTTCAACCACCCGCTCATCGAAGAGATGCAGGGGGTTGGTGCGGGCATCGCGCCCTCGCACAAAGAGCTGGCACGCATCACGGAGCTCGCCCGCGAAGCCGAAGCGTCGCTCAAGCAGGACCCCACCACAATAGTGACGAGCCA containing:
- a CDS encoding DUF86 domain-containing protein translates to MSPLDRKSIQKKLMKLQDLISDLREYAEEAQTQEDFIADKKLNGAAMFDLAIGIAIITDAGNHILSTVFQKSAEDYSDIVRLLGEVGVVPQQIINENKDMTKFRNLLIHEYADVDFKKVYAYLQKAPDVFQQFADSYSTFLDKHA
- the gyrB gene encoding DNA topoisomerase (ATP-hydrolyzing) subunit B, with product MPKKTVKPASKPKKDPASSAGKEKKAAYGAAQITVLEGLDPVRKRPGMYIGNTAREGLHHLVWEVVDNSIDEAMAGHADEITVVLLPDSTVSVTDNGRGIPVDKHPGVKVSALEVVLTKLHAGGKFGQGGYKVSGGLHGVGVSVVNALSETVRAEVKREGKLWVQEYKRGKPLKAVKAVGNARGTGTTITFKPDDQIFSTLEFDWNYILDHLRQQAYLTKGVKITIRDERDDAEQEYSFYFEGGIASYVKHINRNHEPKHEHVFYVEKELDNVNVEVAFQYVDDYNENVFSFANNIHTIEGGSHLVGFRTALTRTLNAYARNKGFVKEKDDNLQGEDTREGLTGIVSVKVMDPQFEGQTKAKLGNEEVRPAVDTVFSDALAIWLEEHPREAEAIIGKALLAAQARKAARAARDTVLRKGALDGFALPGKLADCSSKDPSECELYIVEGDSAGGSAKQGRDRRFQAILPLRGKILNVERARIDKMLANNEIKSLVIAMGTNIGDMLNMDDLRYHRVIIMTDADVDGAHIRTLLLTLFFRYFPEVITRGHLYIAQPPLYRVDKGRQFHYAYSDAELDTLKARYLGEEEGETIVTEARGSINIQRYKGLGEMNPSQLWETTMDPATRLMKQVTMDDAEKANEIFDILMGSEVPARKKFIQTHAKDVQNLDI
- the secE gene encoding preprotein translocase subunit SecE, with product MNAIIQYLKNSRQELRKVTWPGSQQTMNATILVIAVSVGIAAFLGGADYGLSWLLEYALAAF
- the nusG gene encoding transcription termination/antitermination protein NusG, which gives rise to MAKQTGNLGRRWYVLHTYSGYEENVARNLKQRIESLDMGDKIFDVMVPTETKIKIKNGKRTQVTEKVYPGYVLVEMVVTDDSWYVVRNTPNVTGFIGTGTTPTPIAEAEVASMQKRMGLKEPEFKVDLSAGEPVKIVDGPFKEFEGKVSDVDKSRGKVKVLVSMFGRETPVELDFLQVEKI
- the rplK gene encoding 50S ribosomal protein L11, producing MAKKKEVKAVVKLQLQAGAANPAPPVGTALGPHGVNMGEFCAQYNDKTKDQRGEVIPAVITIYTDRSFSFILKTSPASELLKKAAKIKSGSGTPNTKKVGTVTRAQIREIAEVKMPDLNANGIEAAMKTIEGTAKQMGLEVK
- a CDS encoding nucleotidyltransferase domain-containing protein is translated as MTKTIEEIKQKLAPIFEKRKVALAYLFGSRARGNVGPLSDVDIAVVFSKKVPKDKQFDLELSMMSDIGSVFKIDRVDVVNLETCKSPLLKHRAVFYAKPLYVTDEEQRFMIEQKIRREYEDTNHIRETQYQIMRRHLVHKTFGKPEIYVPTR
- a CDS encoding 50S ribosomal protein L1, with product MAKHSKRYRALKEKVEAGKTYSLDEALARLEDAGNTKFDAGVELHVRTGIDVKQSDEQVRGTASLPHGTGKKQKIAAITANPAAAKAAGAHIAGGEELIKEIQVGKMDFDVLVAEPAFMPKLAPVAKILGPRGLMPSPKNGTVSPDIAKAIDELSRGKISFKNDNTGNIHILVGRASFDAGKLKENIQTAYDAVKAAKPAAAKGTFIKSVTLATTMGPGIPVQM